Part of the Rhodobacteraceae bacterium M385 genome is shown below.
ATCCCGTGAATTTTCGCGCATCGTTGAAGAGAACGGCGGGTCGGACAATGCGTTTACCTCTTGGGATTATACCGCCTACCACCAGCACATCGCGGCGGACCGTCTGGGTCTGATGATGATGATGGAAGCAGACCGGATGCGTGATCTGGTCTTTGATGAGGATGAGGTCGCGACCGAGCGTCAGGTGATCCTGGAAGAACGCGCCCAACGCACCGACACTTCACCCGGCGGCTTGTTTAACGAACAATTGGCAGCGGCCACATACCTTAACCACCCTTACGGTCGCCCGATCATCGGCTGGCGTCACGAGATGGAGGAGCTGAGCCTTCAAGACGCCCGCGACTGGTACGAGACCCACTACCACCCCAATAACGCGATCCTTGTGGTGGCGGGCGATGCTACCCCCGAAGAGGTCCGAGCCTTGGCCGAAGAACACTACGGCCCGATCCCTGCCAACCCCGACATCGAAGCCGTCGAATCCCGGGAGCGCCCCACCGAGCCGCCTCATATTGCGCAGCGCCGGGTGATCTATGAGGACGCCCGCGTCGCCAATCCCTATGTCTCGATCGAATTCCTCGCGCCGGAACGCAACGCGGGCGATCAGGAAGAGGCGGCAGCGCTGACGCTTTTGGCGGAAATCCTGGCAGGCTCGGGCTTTACCTCGGTTCTGCCGCGCGAAATGCAGTTGGACGACGAACGCTCGCTGTTCGTGGGGGCGTATTACGCCGGCACCAGCCTTGATGAGACAACCTTCACCCTGATCAACATGCCCCTGCCCGGCACCTCTTTGGAACAGGCCGAGGCCGATATTCTGGCCGAGGTTGAGGAGTTCCTAGAGGAAGGCATCGACCCCGCGCAATTCGAGCGGATCAGGTTCCAAATCGAAGCCTCTCGCATCTATGAGGAAGACGATGCCTCGGGCCTTGCCCGTGCCTATGGGCGGGCTTTGGCCTCGGGGCTGACCGTGGCCGATGTGCAGGCTTGGCCCGATGTGCTGGCCGCCACGACGATTGAAGACGTCATGGACGCCGCCCGAGAGATTTTCAGCCAAGACGCCACAACCATCGGCTACCTGATGCAGCCACCCCAAGATGAAACCGCCACCGACACAGAGGAGGCATCCCAATGAGCGCTCGCCTGAAGCTTACCCGTCTGACCGCTCGGGTCTTTGCCCCCTTGGCCGTGGCGCTGGCGTTTGCCGCGCCGCTTCATGCCGATATCGTGGATATCCAACCGGTCACGTCTGAAGGTGGGATTGATGCTTGGCTGGTGGAAGACACCTCCATCCCCTTCGTGGCGCTTGATCTTTGGTTCACCGGCGGCGGCTCCATCGACGCGCCGGACGCGCGCGGCGCTGTGCATCTGATGACGGCCCTGTTGGAAGAGGGCGCGGGGGACATGGACGCGGCCACTTTCGCCGCTGAACTTGAAGGGCTTGCTGCGTCTTTCAGCTTTGATGTCTACCGCGATGAGCTAGTGATTTCGGTCCAGATGCTGACCCAAAACCGCGATGAGGTCTTGGCGCTTCTGCACGACGTTCTAATTGCCCCGCGTTTTGACGAAAGCGCGATTGAACGGGTGCGGGGGCAGGTTTTGTCGATCCTTGAAGGCGACGCCAATGACCCCGAAACAATTGCCGGAGCCGAGTTCAACGCGCTGACCTTTGGCGACCATCCCTATGCCACTCGGCTTGAGGGCACGCTGGAAAGCGTCGCTGGCCTGACCCGTGACGATCTGCTGGCTGCCCACCGCAGTGCACTGGTGCGCGACCGCGTGTCGGTCGGCGTGGCAGGCGACATGACCGCCGAAGACCTTGGGCCGATCCTTGATACGCTTCTGGGTGATCTGCCCTTGTCCGACGTGCCCCTGCCCGACCCGGCAGAGGTGTCTGACGAGGGCGGCATTACCGTGGTGGATTTCGCCACGCCGCAATCCTCCGTGTATTTCGGCCATGCGGGTATTGCCCGTGACGACCCCGATTTCTTCGCGGCCTTCGTGATGAACCAGGTTCTGGGCGCAGGGGGCTATCGGTCGCGGCTGATGGAAGAAGTGCGCGAACAGCGCGGGCTGACCTATGGGATCAGCACATGGCTTAGCCTCAGCCGATCCGCGCCCATGATGCAGGGCGGGTTCTCCTCCTCCAACGCTTTGGTGGCCGAGGCGATTGACGTGGTGCAAGCGCAATGGGCCGAGATCGCCGCCAACGGGATCACCGAGGCCGAGCTGGAGGCCGCACAGCAGTATATGACTGGGGCCTACCCACTGCGCTTTGATGGCAATGGCACGATTGCGGGCATTCTGGCCGCGATGCAGGCCGACAATATGCCGATCGACTATATCGCCAGCCGCAACGACAACGTACTGGCCGTGACGGTGGAAGATATCCAACGGGTCGCCGCAGAGGTTGTTGATAGCGATGCATTGCGCTTCGTGGTCGTGGGTCAGCCTGAAGGGCTTGAAGCCTCGAACTAATCGCGAAAACGGGGCGGCGGGCCCAGGCCCGCCCTACGCGCCCAATGCTGGCCGAAGTGTCTGCCGCCCCGTTAACCAATTCACCCGCTTCGCCCCTATGTGAGGCGCGGAATCGGTTCCCACCCCAAGGCCGCCTGTGCTACAGGTAGCGCCATGGCACATCCCACCCCCAACATATCCACAGGCGCCTCTGATTCTGGCCGCCCCGTCATCCGGCAACTGGATGAAGCCGCAATTAACCGTATTGCAGCGGGTGAGGTGGTGGAGCGTCCAGCATCCGCCGTGAAAGAGCTGGTGGAAAACGCGATTGACGCGGGCGCACGGCGCATCGTGGTCGAGGTCGCCCATGGCGGCAAAACTCTGATCCGCGTCACCGATGACGGCTGCGGGATGGAAGCGGATGACCTACCCATGGCCTTGTCGCGCCACGCCACATCAAAGATCGACGGCACGGACCTGCTGAACATCCATTCGTTCGGGTTTAGGGGAGAGGCGCTGCCCTCTCTCGGGTCTGTTGGGCGGCTCAGCATTACTTCGCGCGCCTCGGACGCGGGGCATATGATCCGGGTGACGGGAGGTGCCCATGAGGCGGTGAAGCCCGCTGCGCTGAACCGCGGCACCGTGGTTGAATTGCGTGATTTGTTTTTCGCCACGCCAGCGCGGCTCAAGTTCCTGCGCACGGACCGGGCCGAGATGCAGGCGATCTCTGACGTAGTGAAACGGCTGGCGATGGCCGAACCCTCCATCGGGTTCACGCTGAAGGATGTGACGGAGGTGGAGCGCGTAACGTTCCGCGTTGATCCCGAAAGCGGCGATCTGTTCGATGCGTTGCGCGGGCGGTTGACCGCCATCATGGGCCGAGAGTTCACCGATAACGCACTGGCGATTAATGCCGAGCGCGAAGGGCTGCACCTGACAGGCTACGCCGCCCTGCCCACCTATTCCCGCGGCTCTGCCGTGGCGCAATTCCTGTTCGTGAACGGGCGGCCCGTACGGGACAAGCTGCTGATCGGGGCGCTGAGGGCCGCTTATATGGATGTGTTGAGCCGAGACAGGCATCCGGCAGCGGTGCTGTTTATCGGCTGCCCGTCCGAGAGGGTGGATGTGAACGTGCATCCGGCGAAATCTGAGGTGCGGTTCAGGGAGCCTGCCGCCGCCCGCTCACTAATTGTCACGGGGCTGCGTCATGCCTTGGCCGAAGCCGGACACCGCGCGTCGTCCACCGTCGCTGACGCGACGTTGCAGGCGTTTCAGACGGCTCCTCAAGCGCCTCCTGCGGAGCCGCTTTCCTCGCCGCGCGTCTATCAGATGGACCGGGCCGGACAGCAGCGCGGGTTCGCCCCTATCCGAGGCATGGAGGAAGCGGCCCCGTCTTGGTCCGCCCCCTCGGCCCGCGTGGATGAAGCAGTGATCGACAGCGACGGCCCCTTGGGTGCCGCAAGGGCACAGGTCCACGAGAATTACATCATCGCGCAAACGCCGGGCGGGATCGTCTTGGTGGATCAGCACGCGGCCCATGAGCGGCTGGTGTACGAACGCTTGAAGACCCAGATGGCCGAAAACGGTGTAGCGAGGCAGGCGTTGCTGATCCCCGAGATTATCACTCTTGGCACCGATGCGGATCGTCTGTTGGATCACGCAGCAGAGTTGGAGCGGTTTGGTCTGGTCATTGAACCGTTCGGGCCAGGCACCGTGGCCGTGCGCGAAACCCCGGCCATTTTGGGGGAAATCAACGCCGAAGCGATGGTGCGCGATATCCTGGACGAATTGGCCGATTTGGGCGACAGCCAAACGGTACAGGCCCGGGTGGAGGCCGTATTGAGCCGCGTGGCCTGCCACGGCTCGATCCGGTCAGGGCGGCAGATGCGGGCCGATGAGATGAACGCCCTGCTCCGCGAGATGGAGGCCACGCCGCTATCGGGCCAGTGCAACCACGGGCGGCCCACCTATGTGGAGCTGAAGTTGGCTGATATCGAACGGCTGTTCGGGCGCACGTGATTTCTTTTGGCGAAATTTCGGTGGATCTGAGCGATCCGGTTGTTTGGGCCGTTGTGGGCGGCGCGGTGGCGTTGGTCTTGCTGATGGTGCTGATCCTGTCGGGGTGGAGGGCCGCAAAAAGATCCGCCTTGGCGGTGGAGCCGCTGGCACATCACATGGCGGCATTGGGACAGACGGTGCAGGCGTTAGGTCAGGGACAGGAGCGGCTGGCCGGTGGTTTGGCCGCAGTGTCGGACCATCAGGCGAGGGCTCAGGCCACGTTGCAGGAGGCGATGGAGCGGCGGTTGGAGGAGGTGCAGAAGGGCATGTCCGAAACGCTGCACGGGACGTCGACGCGCACGGCGCGGAGCCTTGGGGAATTGCAGCAGAAACTGGAGCAGATCGACCGGGCGCAGGCGAAGATCGAGAAGCTCTCGGGCGATGTATTGGGGTTGCAGGATATTCTGTCGAACAAGCAACGGCGCGGGATGTTTGGGGAAATCCAGCTGAACGATATCGTGTCCGGCGCCTTGCCGCCGGACGCCTACGCGCTGCAATCGACGCTATCGAACGGAAAGCGCGCAGATGTGTTGATCCATCTGCCGAACCCTCCGGGCCCGATTGTGATCGACGCGAAGTTCCCGCTTGAGGCTTATGAAGCGTTGATGCGCGCGCCCAACGCCGAGGCTCAAGCACGGGCGTTGAGAGAGTTTGGGGCGGCGGTGAGGGTGCATATCAAGGCGATCTCGGAGAAATACATCCTCGAGGGAGAGACCGCCGACGGGGCATTGATGTTCCTGCCCTCAGAAGCGGTCTACGCCGAGTTGCACGCACGTCTGCCCGAGGTTGTGAGGGCCGGATTTGACGCGAGGGTTTGGATCGTATCGCCCACCACCTGCATGGCTACGCTGAACACGATGCGGGCGGTGATGAAGGACGCAAGGATGCGGGAGCAGGCCGGAGAAATCCGCAAAGCCTTGCGGCAGTTGCACCGCGATGTGGAGATTGTCGGCGAGCGGGCCGGAAAGCTGGAAGCGCATTTGCGGCAGGCCGGGGAAGATGTGGCCGGGATTCTGACCGCGTCGTCCCGGGCGGGGAAACGGGCGGAGCGGCTGGATAACTTCGATTTCGAAGAGATGACCCCCGATGACGCAGGTGTGGTGCCCTTGCCGAGAGGGTGACGGGGTGGCCGCCCAGAGTTTTGCAAAACTCTGGGGAAACTCTTGCAAGAGTTTTGGGGAATTCCTTGCAAGGAATTCCGGCGGGCGGTTAGGGGCGGGCGAAGGTGTTGGTCAGAATTGCATGGAGGGCGGTTGCGTCCTCAGCGGTGAAGGCATCGGGCTGATTGCTGTCGATATCGAGGACCGCGATGATGGCGCCTGAGGCATCTCGGACCGGTAGGACGATTTCAGAACGGGTGGAAGAGGCGCAGGCGATGTGGCCCGGGAAAGCATCAACGTCTGCGACCAATTGCGTTTCACCGGTCCGGGCCGCCGCGCCGCAAACCCCTTTGGAGAAGGGGATTTGCAGGCAGCCGTGACCCCCTTGGTAAGGGCCGATTTTGA
Proteins encoded:
- a CDS encoding insulinase family protein, translating into MSARLKLTRLTARVFAPLAVALAFAAPLHADIVDIQPVTSEGGIDAWLVEDTSIPFVALDLWFTGGGSIDAPDARGAVHLMTALLEEGAGDMDAATFAAELEGLAASFSFDVYRDELVISVQMLTQNRDEVLALLHDVLIAPRFDESAIERVRGQVLSILEGDANDPETIAGAEFNALTFGDHPYATRLEGTLESVAGLTRDDLLAAHRSALVRDRVSVGVAGDMTAEDLGPILDTLLGDLPLSDVPLPDPAEVSDEGGITVVDFATPQSSVYFGHAGIARDDPDFFAAFVMNQVLGAGGYRSRLMEEVREQRGLTYGISTWLSLSRSAPMMQGGFSSSNALVAEAIDVVQAQWAEIAANGITEAELEAAQQYMTGAYPLRFDGNGTIAGILAAMQADNMPIDYIASRNDNVLAVTVEDIQRVAAEVVDSDALRFVVVGQPEGLEASN
- a CDS encoding insulinase family protein; this translates as MIRPHLAGLGLALGLTALPLAANAAGEVTEFTLDNGMQVVVIEDHRSAAVTHMVWYRAGSADEMPGQSGIAHFLEHLMFKATDDLESREFSRIVEENGGSDNAFTSWDYTAYHQHIAADRLGLMMMMEADRMRDLVFDEDEVATERQVILEERAQRTDTSPGGLFNEQLAAATYLNHPYGRPIIGWRHEMEELSLQDARDWYETHYHPNNAILVVAGDATPEEVRALAEEHYGPIPANPDIEAVESRERPTEPPHIAQRRVIYEDARVANPYVSIEFLAPERNAGDQEEAAALTLLAEILAGSGFTSVLPREMQLDDERSLFVGAYYAGTSLDETTFTLINMPLPGTSLEQAEADILAEVEEFLEEGIDPAQFERIRFQIEASRIYEEDDASGLARAYGRALASGLTVADVQAWPDVLAATTIEDVMDAAREIFSQDATTIGYLMQPPQDETATDTEEASQ
- a CDS encoding GAF domain-containing protein, with product MADYATLTQTIASLTEGETDTVALMATVACELHHADPRFDWTGFYRVTEPNLLKIGPYQGGHGCLQIPFSKGVCGAAARTGETQLVADVDAFPGHIACASSTRSEIVLPVRDASGAIIAVLDIDSNQPDAFTAEDATALHAILTNTFARP
- the rmuC gene encoding DNA recombination protein RmuC, which gives rise to MVLILSGWRAAKRSALAVEPLAHHMAALGQTVQALGQGQERLAGGLAAVSDHQARAQATLQEAMERRLEEVQKGMSETLHGTSTRTARSLGELQQKLEQIDRAQAKIEKLSGDVLGLQDILSNKQRRGMFGEIQLNDIVSGALPPDAYALQSTLSNGKRADVLIHLPNPPGPIVIDAKFPLEAYEALMRAPNAEAQARALREFGAAVRVHIKAISEKYILEGETADGALMFLPSEAVYAELHARLPEVVRAGFDARVWIVSPTTCMATLNTMRAVMKDARMREQAGEIRKALRQLHRDVEIVGERAGKLEAHLRQAGEDVAGILTASSRAGKRAERLDNFDFEEMTPDDAGVVPLPRG
- the mutL gene encoding DNA mismatch repair endonuclease MutL; translation: MAHPTPNISTGASDSGRPVIRQLDEAAINRIAAGEVVERPASAVKELVENAIDAGARRIVVEVAHGGKTLIRVTDDGCGMEADDLPMALSRHATSKIDGTDLLNIHSFGFRGEALPSLGSVGRLSITSRASDAGHMIRVTGGAHEAVKPAALNRGTVVELRDLFFATPARLKFLRTDRAEMQAISDVVKRLAMAEPSIGFTLKDVTEVERVTFRVDPESGDLFDALRGRLTAIMGREFTDNALAINAEREGLHLTGYAALPTYSRGSAVAQFLFVNGRPVRDKLLIGALRAAYMDVLSRDRHPAAVLFIGCPSERVDVNVHPAKSEVRFREPAAARSLIVTGLRHALAEAGHRASSTVADATLQAFQTAPQAPPAEPLSSPRVYQMDRAGQQRGFAPIRGMEEAAPSWSAPSARVDEAVIDSDGPLGAARAQVHENYIIAQTPGGIVLVDQHAAHERLVYERLKTQMAENGVARQALLIPEIITLGTDADRLLDHAAELERFGLVIEPFGPGTVAVRETPAILGEINAEAMVRDILDELADLGDSQTVQARVEAVLSRVACHGSIRSGRQMRADEMNALLREMEATPLSGQCNHGRPTYVELKLADIERLFGRT